From Thermoplasmata archaeon, one genomic window encodes:
- a CDS encoding aldehyde dehydrogenase family protein: MVLPQYANFVDGAWDPEGEEVELHSPVDGEAIARIVKAGAEKANEAVESALHAFQTGWNHTPPATRRKLLLRLAERIQDRSEEYARLESLNTGKTLRQSTLLDVPLAIEHLRYFAAPSSFRFTRRIRHPEFPGTRGLVQYAPLGVVAAIAPWNVPLLMAVWKIAPAILAGNTVVLKPSHFTPLTAFELARDAKSVGFPDGVLNVVTGDGHVVGDALAKDDRVNLVSFTGSTATGKKLLRAAASSLKKVTLELGGKSPNIVFPDADLDKAAKGVVFGNYLNSGQLCESGSRLLVHESIQEAFLRRLREHLARMKPGNPMDMETDISAITTSEQLAKIEGMVQDGLDAGATLFYQRPVANEVPRGGSYYPPTLLTNLSLDMPVVQEEIFGPVLSVIPFADEAEAVQRANATAYGLACGIWTKDERKALRVASRMEAGTVWINDYHLLSAAAPRGGFKASGIGRELGYEGILECTQTRHLFVSAAEGSDLDEIAYGVVVR; encoded by the coding sequence ATGGTGCTGCCACAGTACGCCAACTTCGTCGACGGAGCGTGGGACCCCGAGGGCGAGGAGGTCGAACTCCACAGCCCCGTGGACGGGGAGGCAATCGCCCGCATCGTGAAGGCGGGCGCGGAGAAGGCCAACGAAGCCGTGGAGAGCGCGCTCCACGCCTTCCAGACCGGCTGGAATCATACGCCGCCCGCAACTCGAAGGAAGCTCCTCCTCCGACTCGCGGAGCGGATCCAGGACCGGTCCGAGGAGTACGCGCGGCTGGAGTCGCTGAACACCGGGAAGACCCTGCGCCAGAGCACCCTCCTGGATGTGCCCCTGGCCATCGAGCACCTCCGGTACTTCGCCGCCCCGAGCAGCTTCCGATTCACGCGGCGGATCCGCCATCCCGAGTTCCCCGGCACGAGGGGCCTCGTCCAGTATGCGCCCCTGGGCGTGGTGGCCGCCATCGCGCCATGGAACGTCCCCCTGCTGATGGCCGTGTGGAAGATCGCTCCCGCCATCCTGGCGGGCAATACGGTCGTCCTCAAGCCGTCTCACTTCACGCCCCTCACGGCCTTCGAGCTCGCGCGGGATGCCAAGTCGGTCGGCTTCCCGGATGGGGTGCTCAACGTGGTCACAGGCGACGGCCACGTCGTGGGCGATGCCCTCGCGAAGGACGACCGGGTCAACCTGGTCAGCTTCACGGGTTCCACGGCCACGGGGAAGAAGCTCCTCCGGGCCGCTGCCTCGAGCCTGAAGAAGGTCACCCTGGAACTCGGAGGGAAGTCGCCCAACATCGTGTTCCCCGACGCGGACCTCGACAAGGCGGCGAAAGGCGTGGTCTTCGGCAACTACCTGAACTCGGGGCAGCTCTGCGAGTCGGGCAGCCGCCTCCTCGTCCACGAATCCATCCAGGAAGCGTTCCTCCGGAGGCTGCGGGAGCATCTCGCCCGGATGAAGCCGGGGAATCCCATGGACATGGAGACGGACATCAGCGCGATCACGACGTCGGAGCAACTCGCGAAGATCGAAGGGATGGTCCAGGACGGCCTGGACGCAGGCGCGACCCTGTTCTATCAGAGGCCCGTCGCAAACGAAGTCCCGCGGGGGGGAAGCTACTATCCCCCGACCCTCCTGACGAACCTCTCCCTGGACATGCCGGTCGTCCAGGAGGAGATCTTCGGCCCCGTGCTCTCCGTGATCCCCTTCGCGGACGAGGCCGAGGCCGTGCAGCGGGCGAACGCGACGGCCTACGGACTCGCCTGCGGCATCTGGACGAAGGACGAACGCAAGGCGCTGCGCGTCGCGAGCCGCATGGAGGCCGGGACGGTTTGGATCAACGACTACCACCTCCTCTCGGCCGCCGCCCCCCGGGGCGGGTTCAAGGCG